A genomic stretch from Arachis stenosperma cultivar V10309 chromosome 3, arast.V10309.gnm1.PFL2, whole genome shotgun sequence includes:
- the LOC130969690 gene encoding dicarboxylate transporter 1, chloroplastic-like, whose translation MASTSLIIRYPLPKPTTLPFTSNLSSIKFKPLQTTTPLSFPSIKLKPFQFTTKLINKPYAAAAASTTTTLPPPQPWQGAKLKPLLASVATGLILWLLPSPSGVPRNAWQLLSIFMATIVGIITQPLPLGAVAIMGLCTAVLTKTLTYAAAFSAFGDQIPWLVALAFFFAKGFIKTGLGTRIAYHVVSLAGSSSLGLGYSLVLSEALLAPAIPSVSARAGGIILPLVKSLSEACGSNVGDGTESKLGSWLTLTCFQTSVISSAMFLTAMAANPLCGTLARGAIGRGIGWSDWAVAAAVPGAVSLVVVPLILYVIYPPGVKNSPDAPRVARDKLQLMGPMTLNENIMAATLFLTLGLVAQKGL comes from the exons ATGGCTTCCACATCTCTAATAATCAGATACCCTCTTCCGAAACCAACCACACTGCCATTCACTTCAAACCTCTCTTCCATCAAATTCAAACCCCTTCAAACCACAACACCACTCTCATTCCCTTCGATCAAACTCAAACCCTTCCAATTCACAACAAAACTTATTAATAAACCCTACGCTGCCGCCGCTGCGTCTACTACCACAACACTCCCTCCTCCACAACCATGGCAAGGTGCGAAGCTGAAGCCATTACTGGCTTCCGTCGCAACAGGTCTCATCCTCTGGCTCCTCCCTTCGCCTTCTGGAGTACCCAGAAACGCGTGGCAGCTTCTCTCCATTTTCATGGCGACTATCGTCGGCATCATCACGCAGCCGCTTCCGCTGGGGGCTGTTGCTATCATGGGTTTATGCACCGCCGTGCTCACCAAAACGCTAACATACGCCGCGGCATTCTCGGCCTTTGGTGACCAGATACCTTGGCTGGTGGCGCTGGCTTTCTTCTTCGCCAAAGGGTTCATCAAAACCGGGTTAGGAACGAGAATCGCGTACCACGTGGTGTCACTCGCCGGAAGCTCCTCCCTTG GATTAGGATACAGCTTGGTGTTGAGCGAAGCATTGCTTGCACCAGCCATACCTTCAGTTTCAGCAAGAGCAGGTGGGATCATACTCCCATTAGTGAAGTCTCTGAGCGAAGCATGTGGCAGCAACGTTGGCGATGGAACCGAGAGCAAGCTAGGCTCATGGCTCACTCTAACCTGCTTCCAAACCTCCGTGATCTCTTCTGCCATGTTCCTGACTGCCATGGCCGCCAACCCTCTGTGCGGGACGCTGGCGCGTGGGGCCATAGGGAGGGGGATTGGATGGAGCGATTGGGCCGTTGCGGCGGCTGTGCCGGGTGCGGTGTCATTGGTTGTTGTGCCGTTGATCTTGTACGTGATTTACCCGCCGGGCGTAAAGAATAGCCCTGATGCTCCAAGGGTTGCTAGGGACAAGTTGCAACTTATGGGACCTATGACTCTCAACGAAAACATCATGGCTGCTACTCTCTTCCTTACG CTGGGCCTTGTGGCCCAAAAAGGTCTTTGA
- the LOC130969928 gene encoding transcription factor MYB83-like → MRKPSEQSSSSKNNNKLRKGLWSPEEDDKLMNYMMNNGQGCWSDVARNAGLQRCGKSCRLRWINYLRPDLKRGAFSPHEQQLIIHFHSLLGNRWSQIAARLPGRTDNEIKNFWNSTIKKRLKQQQQQSTNSPNASDDHDYSSYDPNNIVGGGEGLNSNSTTQQFHQHHLHFMPLVFNSSSSSSSSSMQNTVLNTLIDRLPMLDHGLNIPPANGFNNKGFYDLENGVIGGVDNNNNNINNLGAEEVVVGDNTYTNTNTFSDHDNNLKVLESACINNNTNYFDDINNKIMKGGVVENLFHEELTLGEWDLEEFMKDVTSFPFLADFSN, encoded by the exons ATGAGGAAGCCTAGTGAGCAATCATCATCATCGAAAAACAACAATAAGTTGAGAAAAGGGTTGTGGTCACCGGAGGAAGATGACAAGTTGATGAACTACATGATGAACAATGGACAAGGTTGTTGGAGTGATGTTGCTAGGAATGCGGGCCTCCAAAGGTGTGGTAAGAGTTGTCGCCTTCGATGGATCAATTATCTCAGACCTGACCTTAAACGTGGTGCTTTCTCTCCCCATGAACAACAACTCATCATCCATTTTCACTCCCTTCTTGGAAACAG ATGGTCACAAATAGCTGCGCGTTTACCTGGAAGAACCGACAATGAAATTAAGAACTTTTGGAATTCAACAATCAAGAAAAGACTcaagcagcagcagcagcaatcAACTAATTCACCAAATGCAAGCGATGATCATGATTATTCCTCTTATGACCCTAACAACATTGTAGGAGGAGGAGAAGGGCTTAATAGTAATTCTACTACACAACAATTTCATCAACACCATCTTCATTTTATGCCACTAGTGttcaattcttcttcttcatcatcatcatcctcaatGCAAAACACAGTTCTCAACACCCTAATTGACAGGTTGCCTATGCTAGATCATGGTCTTAACATTCCACCAGCTAATGGATTCAACAACAAAGGCTTTTATGATTTGGAAAATGGTGTGATTGGGGGtgtagataataataataataatattaataatctTGGTGCTGAAGAAGTAGTAGTAGGGGATAATACATATACTAATACTAACACTTTTTCTGACCATGATAATAACCTAAAAGTGTTGGAGAGTGCATGCATTAATAACAATACTAATTACTTTGATgacataaacaacaagatcatgAAGGGTGGGGTGGTGGAGAATTTGTTTCATGAAGAGTTGACCTTGGGAGAGTGGGACTTGGAAGAATTCATGAAAGATGTTACATCTTTTCCCTTTCTTGCTGATTTTTCAAATTGA
- the LOC130969244 gene encoding aldehyde dehydrogenase family 3 member F1-like codes for METFEKEMNDMKEYYGSGETKKVSWRESQLKGLRRFLIEKEEDILKALMLDLGKHHVEAFRDEIGTLMKSLNFALNNLKYWISGKKAKLPQIALLSSAEIVPEPLGLVLIISSWNFPFGLSLEPLIGAVAAGNTVVLKPSELSPACSSILALGLPNFLDKKAIKVVQGGPHESQHLLQHKWDKIFFTGSARVGKIVMSAAAKHLTPVTLELGGKCPAVVDSLSSSWDLEVTVKRILVGKYGACGGQACIAIDYVLVENQYYPKLVELMKLWIKKMFGENPKDSKTIARIVNKQHLSRLKNLLADPEIKKSVVYGGSMDERNLFIEPTILLNPPLESAIMTEEIFGPLLPIITVDKIEDSIKFISSRPKPLALYVFSKDKTLQNRMISETSSGSLTFNDAILQYAADSLPFGGVGESGFGMYHGKFSFDTFSSQKAVVRRSFLTDFWYRYPPWTLNKFQLLEVSYNYDYLGLLLVLLGLKTPSKRRSYFANPDYFHHR; via the exons ATGGAGACTTTTGAGAAAGAAATGAATGATATGAAGGAGTATTATGGGAGTGGAGAGACAAAGAAAGTGTCATGGAGAGAATCACAACTCAAAGGGTTGCGTCGTTTCCtcattgaaaaagaagaagatattTTGAAGGCCTTAATGCTTGACTTAGGAAAGCATCATGTTGAAGCTTTTAGAGATGAG ATAGGAACTTTGATGAAGTCCTTGAATTTTGCATTGAATAACTTAAAATATTGGATATCAGGCAAAAAG GCTAAATTGCCACAAATAGCACTGCTTAGTAGTGCAGAAATTGTTCCTGAACCTCTGGGCCTAGTCCTCATTATTTCATCTTGGAATTTCCCCTTTG GTTTATCCTTGGAGCCACTAATAGGAGCAGTAGCAGCTGGAAACACAGTGGTCTTAAAGCCTTCAGAATTGTCACCAGCATGTTCTTCCATACTTGCCCTTGGACTTCCCAATTTCTTGGACAAGAAAGCCATTAAGGTTGTACAAGGTGGACCCCATGAATCTCAGCACCTTCTCCAGCATAAATGGGACAAAATCTTCTTCACAG GAAGTGCACGTGTGGGGAAGATTGTGATGTCAGCAGCAGCCAAGCATTTGACTCCTGTGACTTTGGAGTTGGGTGGAAAATGTCCTGCAGTTGTTGATTCACTTTCATCTTCTTGGGATTTGGAG GTAACGGTGAAGCGGATTCTAGTGGGAAAATATGGGGCATGTGGTGGTCAAGCATGCATAGCAATTGACTATGTCCTCGTGGAAAATCAATACTATCCAAAACTG GTAGAGTTGATGAAACTATGGATCAAGAAAATGTTTGGGGAGAACCCAAAAGACTCCAAGACCATTGCGAGGATAGTTAATAAACAACATTTGTCTAGATTGAAAAATCTTTTGGCTGATCCAGAGATCAAGAAATCTGTGGTTTATGGAGGCTCTATGGACGAAAGAAACTT ATTTATTGAGCCAACAATCTTGTTGAATCCCCCACTTGAATCAGCAATCATGACAGAGGAAATTTTTGGCCCATTGCTTCCAATTATTACT GTGGACAAAATTGAAGACAGTATCAAATTCATAAGCTCTAGGCCTAAGCCTCTTGCACTCTATGTCTTTTCCAAAGATAAGACACTGCAGAATAGAATGATATCTGAAACATCTTCTGGCAGTTTAACTTTCAATGATGCAATTCTACAA TATGCAGCGGATTCTCTACCATTTGGTGGAGTTGGAGAAAGTGGATTTGGAATGTACCATGGGAAGTTCTCTTTTGACACATTCAGCAGCCAAAAGGCAGTAGTTAGAAGAAGCTTCCTCACTGATTTCTGGTATAGGTATCCACCATGGACATTGAACAAGTTTCAGCTTCTTGAGGTCTCTTACAACTATGATTATCTGGGGTTGCTCCTTGTCTTGCTTGGCCTAAAGACACCATCAAAACGCAGATCATATTTCGCTAACCCTGATTACTTTCACCATCGCtag
- the LOC130969245 gene encoding polyadenylate-binding protein RBP47B', producing the protein MAGVPTTLEEVRTLWIGDLQYWVDESYLTQCFAHTGEVVSIKIIRNKLTGHPEGYGFVEFLSHAAAERVLHSYNGTPMPGTDHNFRLNWASFGVGDRRPDAGPDHSIFVGDLAPDVTDYLLQETFRANYPSVRGAKVVTDPNTGRSKGYGFVKFADENERNRAMSEMNGVYCSTRPMRISAATPKKTTAFQQQYAPAKAMYPVPAYTAPVPPEYDMNNTTVYVGNLDLNVTEEELKQAFMQFGDIVSIKVHAGKGFGFVQFGTRASAEEAIQKMQGKVVGQQVVQLSWASTTRQDPGSWGQQMDPNQWSAYYGYGQGYEAYAYGATQDPSLYAYGAYAGYAQYPQQVEGAQDMSVMSVPSEELYDPLAMPDVDKLNAAYLSVHGSAILGRHLWQKTSPFVQQA; encoded by the exons ATGGCAGGGGTACCAACGACTCTGGAGGAAGTGCGAACGCTATGGATTGGAGACCTTCAGTACTGGGTCGACGAATCATACCTCACTCAGTGCTTCGCACACACTGGCGAAGTTGTTTCCATTAAGATCATCCGCAACAAGCTCACCGGCCACCCCGAAGGCTACGGCTTTGTTGAGTTCCTCTCCCACGCCGCCGCCGAGCGCGTTCTCCACTCCTACAACGGCACTCCCATGCCCGGCACCGACCACAACTTCCGCCTCAATTGGGCCTCCTTCGGCGTCGGCGACCGCAGGCCCGACGCCGGCCCCGACCACTCCATCTTCGTCGGCGACCTCGCCCCTGACGTCACTGATTACCTCCTCCAGGAGACTTTTCGCGCCAATTACCCTTCCGTTAGAGGCGCCAAGGTCGTTACGGACCCTAACACTGGTCGATCCAAGGGCTATGGTTTCGTTAAATTCGCCGATGAGAACGAGAGGAACCGCGCCATGTCGGAGATGAATGGAGTTTATTGCTCCACCCGGCCCATGCGTATTAGCGCTGCTACACCCAAGAAAACCACCGCCTTTCAGCAGCAGTATGCTCCAGCTAAAG CAATGTATCCAGTCCCAGCGTATACTGCTCCAGTTCCGCCGGAATATGATATGAATAATACCACG GTTTATGTTGGTAATTTGGATCTTAATGTCACGGAGGAGGAGCTGAAGCAAGCCTTTATGCAATTTGGGGATATTGTGTCTATCAAAGTTCATGCTGGCAAAGGATTTGGTTTTGTTCAATTTGGGACTAG AGCTTCTGCTGAAGAAGCCATTCAGAAGATGCAGGGGAAGGTGGTAGGTCAACAAGTGGTTCAACTTTCTTGGGCTAGTACAACTAGACAG GATCCTGGTAGCTGGGGGCAACAGATGGATCCAAATCAATGGAGTGCCTACTATGGGTACGGCCAGGGTTATGAAGCCTATGCTTATGGAGCTACTCAAGATCCTTCATTGTATGCATATGGTGCATATGCTGGTTATGCGCAATACCCCCAACAG GTTGAAGGGGCTCAAGACATGTCAGTTATGTCTGTTCCTTCAGAGGAGTTGTATGATCCTCTTGCAATGCCTGATGTAGATAA GTTAAATGCTGCATATCTCTCAGTACATGGAAGTGCCATTTTAGGACGTCATCTGTGGCAAAAAACCTCGCCATTCGTACAACAAGCTTAG
- the LOC130969324 gene encoding extensin-2-like, producing MGTSMRWIYALAFCLIAINVAAHDDTPYYGGNSPYHPASQAAPPAHKPHPPYRYKSPPPPSPYVYKSPPPPSPSPPPPYYYKSPPPPSPSPPPPYVYKSPPPPSPSPPPPYIYKSPPPPSPSPPSPYVYKSPPPPSPSPPPPYIYKSPPPPSPSPPPPYVYKSPPPPSPSPPPPYVYKSPPPPSPSPPPPYVYKSPPPPSPSPPPPYIYKSPPPPSPSPPPPYIYKSPPPPSPSPPPPYMYKSPPPPSPSPPPPYVYKSPPPPSPSPPPPYVYKSPPPPSPSPPPPYLYKSPPPPSPSPPPPYMYKSPPPPSPSPPPPYIYKSPPPPSPSPPPPYVYKSPPPPSPSPPPPYLYKSPPPPSPSPPPPYVYKSPPPPSPSPPPPYVYKSPPPPSPSPPPPYVYKSPPPPSPSPPPPYVYKSPPPPSPSPPPPYVYKSPPPPSPSPPPPYVYKSPPPPSPSPPPPYIYKSPPPPSPSPPPPYIYKSSPPPPKQAYLYTSPPPPKY from the coding sequence ATGGGAACCTCAATGAGATGGATTTATGCATTAGCATTTTGCTTAATTGCTATCAATGTTGCTGCTCATGATGACACTCCTTATTATGGAGGCAACTCTCCCTACCACCCAGCTTCACAGGCGGCGCCACCCGCACATAAACCTCACCCACCTTATCGGTACAAGTCTCCTCCTCCTCCATCCCCATACGTTTACAAGTCTCCACCACCACCTTCTCCCTCGCCACCTCCTCCCTATTATTACAAGTCTCCTCCTCCACCTTCTCCTTCTCCACCACCTCCATACGTCTATAAATCACCACCCCCACCTTCTCCGtcaccaccacctccatatatCTATAAGTCACCACCACCTCCATCTCCATCACCACCTTCCCCATATGTCTATAAGTCACCACCTCCACCTTCTCCATCTCCACCTCCTCCATATATTTACAAGTCACCACCACCTCCATCCCCAtcaccaccacctccatatgtCTATAAATCTCCACCcccaccatcaccatcaccaccaCCTCCCTATGTCTATAAGTCGCCACCACCTCCATCcccatcaccaccaccaccatatgTTTACAAATCTCCTCCTCCACCATCACCTtcaccaccacctccatatatCTATAAGTCTCCTCCTCCACCATCGCCATCACCACCACCTCCCTATATCTATAAGTCACCACCACCTCCATCcccatcaccaccaccaccatataTGTACAagtctcctcctcctccttctccatCACCACCTCCACCATATGTTTACAAGtctccaccaccaccatctcCATCACCACCTCCTCCATATGTCTACAagtctcctcctcctccttctccctCTCCACCTCCTCCCTATCTCTATAAGTCTCCACCACCTCCATCcccatcaccaccaccaccatataTGTACAagtctcctcctcctccttctccatCACCACCTCCTCCATATATTTATAAGTCACCACCACCTCCATCTCCATCACCACCTCCTCCATATGTATACAagtctcctcctcctccttctccctCTCCACCTCCTCCCTATCTCTATAAGTCTCCACCCCCACCATCACCTTCACCACCTCCACCATATGTTTACAAGTCCCCTCCTCCACCATCGCCTTCGCCACCACCTCCATACGTGTACAAGTCTCCTCCACCACCATCTCCATCACCACCTCCTCCTTATGTGTACAAGTCGCCTCCACCACCATCTCCATCACCACCTCCACCATATGTTTACAAGTCTCCTCCCCCACCATCTCCTTCACCGCCTCCACCCTATGTCTATAAGTCTCCACCGCCACCATCTCCTTCACCTCCACCGCCATATGTTTACAAGTCACCACCTCCACCTTCTCCATCACCTCCTCCACCATATATCTACAAGTCTCCACCACCACCTTCACCTTCACCTCCTCCTCCTTACATTTACAAATCTTCACCACCTCCACCAAAGCAAGCCTATCTCTACACTTCACCTCCGCCTCCCAAGTATTAA